The DNA segment GGAGCGGCCGATGTTGCCGAAGAGGCGCTGCTGCTGGTCGGGCGTCATCAGCCGGAACAGGTTTCCAGCCTGCGTGAAGTCGTCGTTGCCGAGGCGGTGATTGTGGCGGTCCGCTTCGCCCGTGAGCTTCAGCGGCGGCTCGGCCGCGGCGGGACACTCCTTCGGACCGTTGAAGGAATTCGGCTCGTAGTTCACGGAGCCGCCGCCGTTGCCGTCGAAGCGCATGGCGCCATCCCGCTGGTAGTGGAACACCGGGCAGCGCGGGGCGTTGACGGGCAGCGCGCCGAAATTGACGCCGATCCGGTAGCGGTGGGCGTCGCCGTAGGAGAAGATGCGCGCCTGGAGCATCTTGTCGGGCGAGTGGCCGATGCCCGGGACGACGTTCGCCGGCGTGAAGGCGGCCTGCTCGACCTCGGCAAAATAGTTCTGCGGGTTGCGGTTCAGCTCGAGGATGCCGACCTCGATCAGCGGGTAGTCGGCGTGCGGCCAGACCTTCGTGAGATCGAACGGGTTCACGTGATAGGTCTCGGCGTCCTTCTCCGGCATGAGCTGCACGCAGAAGCGCCAGCGCGGGAAGTTGCCCTTGGCGATCGCGTGGAACAGGTCGGCCTGGGCGGACTCGCGGTCGCGGCCGACGAGGTCGGCGGCCTCCTGGTCGGTGTAATACGTGACGCCCTGGAGCGACTTGAAGTGGAACTTTACCCAGTAGCGTTCGCCGATGGCGTTGATGAACGAGTAGGTGTGCGAGCCGAAGCCGTGCATCTCGCGGAAGTTCCGTGGCAGGCCGCGGTCGCTCATGAGGATTGTCACCTGGTGGAGCGTTTCCGGGGAGAGCGACCAGAAGTCCCAGGCGGCGGTGGCGCTGCGCAGGTTGGTCTGCGGGTCGCGCTTCTGGGTGTGGATGAAGTCGGGAAACTTGAGCGGGTCGCGGACGAAGAAGACGGGCGTGTTGTTGCCCACGATGTCCCAGTTGCCCTCCTCGGTGTAGATCTTGAGGGCGAAGCCGCGCACGTCGCGCTCGGCATCGGCCGCGCCGCGCTCGCCGGCGACGGTGGAGAACCGGAGGAACACCTCGGCCTGCTTGCCGACCTGGCTGAAGAGCCTGGCGCGCGAGTAGCGGGAAATGTCCTGCGTGATCGTGAGGGTGCCGTAGGCGCCGGAGCCCTTGGCGTGCACGACGCGCTCGGGGATGCGCTCGCGGTTGAAGTTGGCGAGCTTCTCGAGGAGGTGGAAGTCCTGCAGCAGCACCGGACCGCGCGGGCCGGCGGTGAGGGAATTCTGGTTGTCGGCGACGGGGGCGCCAGAGGTGGTGGTGAGGTGCATGAAAGGGAGTGGGGAGTGGGAACAGGCCCGGGCCAGTCGGCCGGAGCGGGGCGAGACTAACAGCTTGAGCGATAGGCGTGAAATATTACTTTCCACTCTCAGTAATAGGGACCGTCTATGGAGCTCCACCAACTGCGCTACTTCCTCGCCGTCACCCGCACGCACAATTTCTGCCGCGCGGCGGACCAGTGCCACGTGGCGCAGCCATCGCTCAGCCAGCAGATCATGAAGCTGGAGGACGAACTCGGGGAGCGGCTCTTTGAGCGCACCAAGCGGGAGGTGCGGCTGACCGCGGCCGGCGAGCTGCTGCGCGAGCATGCCGAGCGGGTGCTGGAGGAGGTGGAGCTGGCGCGCGACAAGGTGCGGGAGGTGAGGGGGCTGGTCCGGGGGCGGGTGGCGCTGGGCGCGCTGCCGACGGTGGCGCCGTATTTCCTGCCGCCGCGGTTGCGCGAGTTTTCGCGCCGGCATCCGGGCATCGAGATCGAGGTGCACGAGGACACGACGGCGCAGCTGGCGGCGGCGGTCCTGGCGAAGGAGATCGACGTCGCCGTGGTCAGCCTGCCGATCGAGCGCGCGGGCCTCGTCGCCGAGGAGCTCTTCACCGAGGACCTGCTGGTGGCGCTGCCGCGACGGCACGCGCTGGCGACGCGGCGGGAACTGCAGGTGGACGACCTGGAGAAGGAGACGTTTATCCTGCTGAAGGAGGGCCACTGTCTCGCGGGGCAGGCGCTGCAATTCTGCCGGCTGAGCGGCTTCTCGCCGCAGGTAAGCTTCCGTACCGCGCAGATCGAGACGATCCTGTGTTTCGTGGCGGCGGGCTGGGGCATCTCGATCGTCCCCCGCATGGCCTGCGCCGGCCGGGCGCGGGGCATCGTGTACCGGCCGGTGGCGGGGCTGACGCGGCCGATCGGGGTGATCCACCGCGAAGGCCGGCCGCTGACGCACGCGGCGCGGGCGCTGGTGGCGTTTTTCCGGGAGCGGCTGGAGGAGACTCCGGCCGGGCGGTCGACGCGGGCGATCGAGCCGCGGACGGCGGGGCGGCGGGAGCGCCCGGCGCGGGCCCGGTGACGTCGGGCCGGGGCGGCGGCCCCTGATTCGGCCCGGCGACCGCGTTCAGGGTGTACCAGCATAAAAATTACGCGTGCCACCCGGAGGCCGTTTCGCAGCGTGGTCGCCATGCTTTCCCGTTTCTCCCGCTTCGGCGCGGTCTTCGTTTGCATCTGCGCGCTGATCGCCCGGGCAGTCGCTGCCACGGCCACGGTCGTCGTGCTGCACACGAACGATCTGCACGACCACGTGCGGTCCGGCCAGGACCAGCAGGGCGGGCTGCCTTGGATCTCCGCCTATGTGAAGCAGCTCCGCGCGGAACGTTCCGACGTGATCCTTCTCGATGCCGGCGACGTATCCGAAAAGGGCGATATGGTCTCAGCCCGCACGGACAGCGTCATCATGTACGAGGCCATGCGGCGCATCGGCTACGACGCGGTGACGATCGGGAACCACGACTGCGACGTCGGCTTCGACCGCGCCCGCAAGTACCAGGAGGCGCTGGGCCAGGCCTTTCTGAACTGCAGCCTTTTCAATCCCGACGGCACCGCCGCGTTTGCGCCGACGCGCATCCTGACCGTGGGCCAGCTCAAGATCGGGATCATCGGCGCGATGACGCCGTGGAAACGCGATTCGCTGAACGAAGCGGAGATCGGCGCCGCCATACATCGGCACGCGCTCGAACTGCGGCCCAAGGTGCAATTGCTGATCGCGCTCTGTCATGAGGGCTCGAAGGTCTGCACCAAGTGGTCGCGGCAGGCGCCCGAGGTCGACGTTTTCGTGAGCGCCCACACGCACGAACTGCTCGAGCATCCGGTGATCGTGCCGGGCACCGGCGCGCGCATCGTGCAGGCCGGCCGCTATGGCCAGCACGTCGGCCGGCTCGACCTCACGGTCGACCTCGAGCAGCGGAAGATCGTCGCGGCGCGGGACGAGATCGTGCCGCTGCCGCATGCAACCTCTCCGGTTGACGCCGCCATGCTCGCCTGGGTGCGGGCGCGGGAGCAGAAGGTCTGCCCCGAGGCCGCGCGCATGCTGGTGGAGCACAATGCGGATCATCTGGCCGCCGCGAAGGTCGCGGCGCTCGGCGCCGAGGCGGTGCGGCGGGCGGCCAAGGCCGACCTCGGCTTTTGCGGCGCCGAACGCGGGGTGCGCAGCCCGATCTATCCCGGCCCGCTCGACGTGAACGCGGTGTTCTGCTCGGTCGGGATGGGGGGCGAACTCATGGCGGCCGAGCTGACCGGCGCGGAGATCACCGCGTATCTGACCTCGCTGCAGCAACGCGACCAGGAGCAGACCAATTGGGCGGGGTTCAAGGCCAAGCGCGGCAAGGGGGGCGCGTGGACGACCAACCTGGAGCCGGCGAAAAAGTACCGCGTCGCCTTCAGCAAGCTCGAATGGAACACCCGCTTCCTGCGCGCCGTGGATCGCGAACGCGCGGCGGACAGCCCCGCGACGCATCCGCTGCTCGCCCGCAAGTTCAAGGCCAAGGCGGGCAAGACCGACCTCACCCTCGCCCTCTCCGACTACATTGCGGGATTGAATTCCGCCCACACCAGCCTCGCACGACGTGCCGAGGAGCTGGTGGCCGCCGGGAAGCTGGACTGAGGACGTCGTCCAGTCTTTCTCGTACTCTTCCTCTTTCTCTTACTCTCGGGCGCCGGCGCCAACGGCGCGGGCGTCTGCGTGGGGAGAGTAAGAGAAAGAGGAAGAGTAAGAGAAAGAGGCCGTCGACTCTCCCCGCGTTAGCTGAACCGCAAGCGGTCCTGCAGTTCGCGCAGGCCGCGGGTGAGCGGGAGGCGGGTGCCATCGGTGAGGACGACGACGTGCTCGTTGTTGAAGGCGGGCTCGACCTGGCGGATGCGGTCGAGATTCACCATCGCGGAGCGGCTCAGCCGCAGGAACTCTTTGGGCGAAAGCTGCGACTCGAGCGCGGTGAGCGTCTCCCGCAGCACGTGGTTTTCGCGACCAGCGTGGATCACGATGTAGTTGCCGGAGGCCTCCAGCCAGTCGATCTCCGAGGTCTTCACGAAACGTACGCGGTCGCGGTCGCGCACGGCCAGGCGCGTCACGTGGGTCGCGGGCGCCTCGCTCCGCGTCTCGAGCAGGCTCAGCAACTGGCGCGTGATCGCCTCCGGCTGCCGGTGGGAGAGCTGTTCGCGCGCGCGGGCGACGGCCGCCTTGAAGCGCGCGGGCTTGAAGGGCTTCAGCAGGTAATCGAGCGCCTGAGCCTCGAAGGCACGCACCGCGTGCTCGTCGAAGGCGGTGGTGAAAATCACGAGCGGGAGCGGCGTACCCAGCGCGCGCAGGACCGCAAACCCGTCCATCTCCGGCATCTGCACGTCGAGAAACAGCAGGTCGGGCGCCTGGCGCCGGCAGGCCGCGACGGCCTCGGGGCCGTTGGCGCATTCCGCGAGCAGCGTGATGTCAGGCTCGGCCGCCAGCAGGGTGCGGACCCGTTCGCGGGCCAGGGGTTCGTCGTCAACGAGGATGGCGGTGAGGTTCATGCGGCGGGTGAGGGACGGGCGACGGGGGCGTCAGGTCTGGGCGGGCGGGACGTCGGCCGTCGGGGCGGGGGGCGTGGTGCTGAAGGGCAGCGTGATCTCCACCTCCACGCCGCCGCCGGCGGGCGTCGAGATGACGAGTTGGGCGGCGTCGCCGTGCAGGGCCTGCAGGCGGGCCTCGGTATTGCTGATGCCGATACCGCGGCGCGAGGCGGAGCCGGTCTGGCCGAGGCCGACGCCATCATCCCGGACCGAGAGGTGCAGGCGTTCACCCACGCGGCGGGCTTGGACCGTGATGGTACCGGGCGCGAGGCGCGGCTCGATCCCGTGGCGGATGGCGTTCTCGACGAGCGGCTGCAGGACGAAGGTCGGCACGAGTGCGGCGGCGGTATCGGGCGCGATCTCGCGGACGAGGCGCAGGCGGTCGCCGAGGCGCGTTTGTTCGATGGCGAGGTAGCGACCGAGCAGCTCGAGTTCGCGCGCGAGCGGCACCTGGTGGTCGGTGGTCTGCAGCGAAAGCCGGAGGAGGTCGCTCAGGTCGCCGATGAGGTTGTCGGCGGCGTCGGCGTCGCGATGCACCAGGGTGGAGATCGCGTTGAGCGTGTTGAAGAGGAAGTGCGGTTGGAGCTGGAGCCGGAGGGCGTCGAGCTTCGCCCGATTGAGCCCCGCGGCGAGGGCGGCGGCATGGCGGTCGCGTTCCTGGGCGCGGCGGTAGAAGGCGAGGGCGTGCGCGGCGGCGACGATGATGAGGTAGATCGCGGCGTCGACGTTGGCGCGGCGGCCACCGGGGCCGATGACGAGGCGCCAGAACGTGAGGCGCTGGCCAAAGCGCTCGGGCGGCATGCCGGGCCCGAAGAGGCGCAGGCCCTCGGGCGGTGGGCCCCCGGGACCGGCGTCGCCCTCCGGGCGAAACGGGGGCGCGGAGGGGGTGTCATCGCCCACGAGTGGACCGGCGGGGCGGGCGGCGTCGGCGCGATTCTCGGACGTGTCTGGGCGGGCGACGTCGGTCGCCTTGTTCGCAGACGTGATCGTCGCGTTGCCGGCGGGGGCCGGATTGCCGGGCACAGCGGGCGCCGGGGCGCGGCCGGAGATCACGAGCCCGCGCTCGCGGGGCCAGAACCGCTGGTCACCGAAGCGGCGCGGCGGGCGCTGCATGAAGGTGAACGTGGATGACATCCAGAGGATGAGGGAGACGCAGGCGATGGCGCCAAGCGCGTGGGCCGGGATGCTCCGGCGCAGGTGGCCGCGCTCGATCGGGAAGCGGTGCGAATACCAGACGACGATCGGGGTGAGGAGCGCCCAGGGCAGCCAGTTGGCCGCAGCGAACCGCAACGCTTCCGGCCACTCCTCAAACCCGCCGAACGTGACCTGGGCGGCGGACGCCACGGTGAGCGCGATCCAGACCAGGGCCTGGAGAACGAACGGGACCGCCAGCTTGAGCGGGCGTCTGGGCGTGGGCGACTCCACACGGGGTGATTTGGGTCGGGCGCGAAGTGAGTTCAATGGCGAACTCGAATCAGGCCCGGAAGCCGTCCCCGGGACAACAGGGGTGGGACGAACCGGCCGGAACGCGCCGCGGCCGGGCGGATGCCGGGGACCAAACGGAAACTGGCGCCGCCGGTTTGCCGGAGGGTGCCGTGAACGAGGCCGGAAGGGAGTAAGAGAAAGAGGAAGAGTAAGAGAAAGAGTGGGCGGGCCGGCCCCCAATCCCGCCGGGAAAACGGGCAGGACACAGAGGCCACCAAGAGCGGAGGAGGGACACGGAGCGGAGCTGGCCGGTTTGCCTCCGTGTCCTCCTCCGGCCTCGATGAGCGCTGTGACGAGAACGCCTTCGGAGTGAAAGTGAAAGTGAGAGTGAAGGTGAGCCGCTAAGTGGCACGGGCTTCAATCCCTCCAGGCGGAGCACGGAGGTCACCGAGATCGGATGAGGGCACGGAGCGAAACCTCAGGTTCTCCTCGGTGTCCTCCTCCGGCCTCGGTGAGCTCCGTGACGAGACAGAAAGAGAACGAGAACGAGAACGAGAACGAGAACGGTGGCGCCGGCTAGGAAAAGGGTGGCGCGGCCTCAATCCCTCAATCCCTCGCCAAACCGGTGCTGGGCGGCGGCGTGGCGGCGGTGGATGTCGATGTAGGTTTCGTCGACGAGTTGGTCGATGGCAGCGGCGGCCGGAAACGCGGCCGAGAAACCGGGCGCGTGCAGGTCGAGGGCGAGCCGGGCAACGGCGAGGAAGTCGCGGATGAGCTCGCGCGGGTCCTCGTCGCCGACGGCGATGCGAATCGTGGTGGGCGCGATGCCGGCGGCGTGGAGCGCCTCGGGCGAGAGTTCGCTGTGGGACGTGAGCGCGGGGCAGAGCACCACGGTGTTGCCCTGGCCGAGCGTCACCTGGTGGCCGAACATCGGCGAGAGGGAGTCGAAGAACCGCTCGAACGTGAGCCGGTCGAGGCCGGCGGATTCGAAGTCGATCGTGAAGAGCGGGGCGGGCAGCCCGAGGTAGCTGAGTTGCGCGCAGACCGGCGCGCTGGGGTCGCACGGGTTGGCGGGACCGTTGACGCGGATCTTGGGGTGGGCGGCGAGCCAGCGGGAAAGGACGAGGGTGTTGATGCACTTCTTCAGCATGCGCAGCTCGAGCGTCTTCATGCCGGTGAGCACCTCGTAGGCTTTGTCGGCGTCGAGGAAGGCACCCTTGATGTAGTATACATTCCAGAAGAGCGTGTGCTCCCAGCCGGGCTCGCCCTTGGGCAGGAACATGTCGGCGTTGCGGCCGATGACCACGCCGGCGGTGGTGTTGCCGCTGCCCGTGAGGTCCTTGGTGTAGCTGTGGATGACGAAGTCGGGGCGCTCAACGACGTCGGCGCGCTGGAGCGGGCGCACGAGGAAGGGCGTGCCGACCGTCGCGTCGAGCATGACCGTCAGTCCGGCGGCGTGGGCGTGCCGGCAGATGGCGGGAACATCGAGGAAGCGGCCGTGCGGGTTGCACGGGCTTTCGAGGAAGACATAGATCGCCCGCCCGGCGGCGAGCCGGCCGGCGTGGCGCGCCTGGGCGGCGGCGAGCGCGGCGCCGAAGTCGGCCGCGGTGGCGCCGTCAAAGAACTCGACGGCGACGTTGAGGTTGGAGGCCTTGGCGTACCAGTCATGGAGCAGTTGATACGTGCCGCCGTACACGTTGCGCGAGGTGAGGATGATGTCCTCGTAGCCGACGAGGTGGGACAGGATCGTGTCGATCGCGGCCATGCCGCTGTTGAAGTTCCACGCCAGGTACTCGGGCGCGAGCGGGCCGGCCTCGACGTCGACGATGTGATTGGCGAGCGAGATCGAGGTCGGATTCAGCAGCCGGGAGTAGATTTCATGGAGGAACTCGCGACCGTGAAATGCGTCGTCGATCCACTCGGTGCAGGCGAAGATGTAGGTGGCGGTGCGGGTGATGACCGGGTTGGCGGAGAAGAGCGCCGCGACGTTGTCGAAAGTCGGATACGGTCCCTTGGCGAGCGTGGTGGCGGTGGAGTGGCCAAGGGACTGGTGGACGGCGCGGGTCGGGTTCTGCAGCAGGTCGAGGAGCTTCGCCAACTGGAAGGCGACAAATTTCTTGGCGTTGAACAGCGCGAGCCGGTCCCCGCGCGGCAGGGTGGCGAGGGTGCGGGTGGTGGCCTGCCACAGCTCGTCGAGGTCGCCGTGCGCGGTGTAGAGCTTTTCCGCCAGCCGCTGCAGCGGGGCGCCGACGGGCGACGCCGGATCGAGGTGGAAGTGGGCAAGCTGCTCGGCCGCGAGCTCGGCCGGCGAGGTGGCGGTGGTGGTGCGCCGGCGCGGCGACAGCAGTTGGCCGACGGGGGCGGGCGACGCAGGGGCGGCAGGCGACAGTGGGGTGGGGTTGCGCATGGCCGGAGCCTGGCCAACCGGCGCGCGGACGGCAAACCCGCCCGTGCGGCCGCAGGCCGGATTACGCCAACCGAAGGAGTCGGCGCGCGCGACACCCTGGCCCACGCGGTGGCGCCCGGCGCTCAGCGCACGCGCTCGATGGACGTGAGGTGGTCGTCGGCGAACGTGAGGCGCAAGCGGTAGGGCACGAGGTGTGGGAACGCCTTCTCGTCGACCGGCTCGGTGATGATCTCGTTGCCGCGCTTCACCGGGTTGTAAACGACCCGCTGCCGGAACCCGCCGAAGACGCGCTCATTGGGGCCGACGAGCGGCGGACGGTCGTAGAACCACACCGGGTGGCCGGCGGCGTCGACGGTGGTCTCGGTCGCGCGGCCGAGCGCCATCGTCACCATGGCCGGCGTGTACCCCGGCTCCACCTCGCCCCGGCGGATGGCGGCCTGGGTGGCCGCCGGCAGGGCGGCAAATTCCGCGGCGTGTTCCCGGAGGCGGGCGGGCGTGGACTGGCAGCCGGGGAGCAGCGCGGCGGGGATAAAAACGGCGGCGAGGAGGAAGCGGCGCATGGGGCCAAGGAAACCCGGTTTGCGGTCCGGGGCAACGCGGCCGCCATCCGCCGCGCGCCGCCGGCGGGCGCGAACACCGGGCCGGCCGGTCACTTCCGCGCGTGGGCTTTCTGCGCGGTGATGATGGCGACGGCGGCGACGATGATGGCCGAGGCGACCAGCGTGCGGGAGGTGATTGGTTCGCCGAGCAGCAGCCAGCCGAGGAACACCGCGACGATCGGGTTCACGTACGCGTACGTGGCGACGCGCGCCGGCGGAGCGTGCTTCATCAGCCACACGAAGGTGGAGAACCCGATCAGCGAGCCCACGCCGATGAGGTAAAACAGTGCGAACCAGGCGCGAGGCTCGACGCGGGCGAAGGAGAACGCCGCGAAGTCGCCGTGCCACGCGGCGGTCAGCAGGAGCATCGCGCTGCCGCCCAGCATCTGGAGCGCGGAGGCCATCGCCGGCGTGGCGCCGTGCTTGGCGTGGCGCGAGTAGATCGAGCCGATGCCCCAGCACAGGCAGCCGACGAGGATCGCGAGCACGCCCCCGAGGTGCAGCGCGCCGTGCGCACTCGATTCCCAGGGCGCCGCGAGCCAGGCCACGCCCACAAAGCCGAGCAGCAGTGCTCCCATGGTGATCGCGGAGGGCCGGGAGCCGCCGGGCCAGGCCCACTCGGTGAGCACGATGAAGAGCGGGCCGATCCCGATCAGCAGGGCGGTGATGCCGGAAGGCACGAACTGCTCGGCCCACACGACCGTCCCGTTGCCGCCGAGCAGGAGGAACGTGCCGATGATCGTGTTCGCCCGCCATTGCGTCCGCGTGGGCCAGGCCGCGCCGCGCAGTTTCAGGTAGGTGAACAGGAGCGCGCCCGCGATGAGGAATCGGACGCCCGCCATCAGAAACGGCGGCAGGGTGGCGACGCCCACGCGAATCGCGAGGTAGGTGCTCCCCCAGATCAGGTAGATCGCGGTGAAGGCGAGAATCAGCGCCGAGCGGGCAGGCGCCGCGGGCGCAACCGGTTCGGCCGCGAGGGCGGCCGGGACGGCGGGCCCGGCGGAGGAGGATTCGGCGGAAGACATGACGACGAAATGGGATTAGGAACGAAAACGAAGGCAAAGCCGCGGCCGCAAAGCCGGGGCACAGCGGTGGAACGCCGGGGCGGGAACAGCGCGGCTCGGCCGGTGGCGCCGCGCGGGCATCAGCCCTGCAACTGGCGCTTGGCCAGCTCGCCGATGGTCTGCAGCGCGCGGTCGATCGTGTCGGTCCACGGCATGCCGCAGCTCATGCGCAGGCAGCTCCGGTAGCGGTCCTTGACGGAGAAGAGCGGGCCGGGCGCGGTGTTGATGCGGTGCTTCAGCGCCTCCTGTTGCAGGACGAGCGTGTCGATGCCGTGTGGGAGCTCGACCCACAGGATGAAGCCACCCTCGGGCCGGCTGAACCGCGTGCCCTCCGGGAAGTGGCGCAGCATCGCCTGGGAGAACAGGTGCACCTGGTGGTGATACGCGCGCCGGATCGAGCGCAGGTGGTGGTCATAGCCGCCGTTGCGCAGGAAATCGGACACCGTCTTCTGCAGCACGATCGGCGTGCCGAGCGTGTTGGTGAACTTGAGCCGCCGCACGCGCTCCAGGTATCGCCCCGGCGCGCACCAGCCGACGCGCAGCGAGGGCGCGAGCGTCTTGCCGAACGAGCTGCAGAGCAGCACGCGCCCGTCGGTGTCCCACGCCTTCAGCGGCTTGGGCCGGCGGTCGCCAAAGTGGAGGTCGCCGTAGATGTCATCCTCGATGGCCGGGACGTCGAACTCGGCGAGCAGTTGGTAGAGTTCCTCCTTCTTCGCGTCGGGCATGCAGGAGCCCAGCGGGTTCTGGTAGCTCGGCATCACGAGCAGCGCCTTCACGTCGTTCTGCGCGAGCGCGGCGCGCGTGGCGTCGAGGCAGAGGCCGGTGCGCGGATCGGTGGGAATCTCGAGGACGCGCAGGTTGAGGCTCTGGATCGTCTCGAGAAACCCGAAGTACGCGGGCGTCTCCACCGCCACGGTGTCGCCGGGCTTGGTGACGGCGCGGAGCGAAAGGTTGAGGGCTTCGGCGCAGCCGACGGTGACGACGAGTTCGTCGTGGCCGATGGGGCAGCCGCTCTGCAGGTAGCGCCGGGCAATTTCGCGGGCGAGCGGATCGAAGGCCCAGTTCATCGCGTAGCGGCCGAGCATGGCGGGATCGTTGCGGCCGACCGCGGCGAGGATGCGCGCGAGCTTCTTGGTGGGGAACAGGCTCGAATCCGGGCACGCCGAGCCGAGCGGGACGTAGTTCGGGTCGACGGAAAGCGCGATGAGCTCGGCGGTAAGGTCCTTCACACCGACATAGCTCGGCTTCGCCATCGGCCGCGCCATGCGTGGCTCCGGCGCGCTCGGCAGCCGCGGACGCACGTAGTAGCCGGACTGCGGGCGGGCCTCGATGCAGCCGCGGTTCTCCAGAAGCGTGTACGCCTGGAGCACGGTGGAGATGCTGACGTCGCGCTGCAGCGACATCCGCCGGACGGACGGGAGGCGGTGGCCGGGACGCAGGGTGCCCTGGCTGATGAGTTGTTCAATCGAGCGGGCGAGCTCCACGTAGAGTGGAGCGGGGGCGGGAGCGACGAGCGTTTCGATCATGGCGGCGGGAACACGGTTCAGCATAGGCGAAGGCGCGGCCCGGCGGGAGGATTAGCGCCAAGCGTTTGCCACCGGTACAGTTTTCGAATCGCGGCGTTGTGACCAGCACAAGAAGGCAAATGCGGAATGAAGAATGCAGAATGGCGGCCGGCCGGGTGCGTTGGTGCGTTCAGGACATCCTATCCTTCGGAGGTTCAGGACATCCTATTCTCGGGGGCATGAAAGGTAGGAGGACAGGACGTCCTGAACCTGCGCGGGCGAAACGTCCACGGGGCGCGGGCGGGGCAAGTTGGCCGGACAGTGGGAAGGCGAGCAGGGCGAGTCCATACGCTGGATACCGGCCGCGGCGGGCGCGATCGGGGCCGGCAGCTCCGGGCGCGGGCGCCGCAAGTCTCCTCTGGTGGACGGGTTTCGCGCGTTCGTGGGCGGTCGCGAGCGCGGGCGGGTGGAGCTCGCAAATGCCACGGACTCTCGCCGCCGACGAGGAGGCGCGAGAGGCAAAATCCCTGCGCGGGATGCGCAATGCGGGCTTGAGTTCCGCGAGGGGGATTGGCAGATGGTTTGCACGCAACCAGCCAAATTCCGCGGCACTCTCCGTAGTGTTGCGCGAGCAATAACGCTTACTTCCCCGTGCTAGATCCTCGCATCAAAATCCGCGCCGTCCTGATCGAAGACGAAACGATGTTTCGCCAGCTCATCTTGCTGACGCTGGGCAAAGTGAAGGACCTCCAGGTGGTGGGAGAATTTGGTGTCGGCCGCGCCGGCCTCGATTTCTGTCTCCGCGAGAAGCCCGACCTGCTGGTCGTCGATCTCATGTTGCCGGACATGAACGGCATCGAAGTGGCGCGCGAAGTGCGCCGCGCGTTGCCCGAAATCAAAATTCTCGTGATCACCGCGCACCCGAGCGACCGCCTGCCGGCGGACCTCATGGCGATCGGCGTGAACGGTTACGTGGATAAGACCGAGCCGATCGACTATGTGCTCAGCGCCGTCGACACGGTGCGCAACGGCGGGATGTTCTTTGCCAGCCGCGTGCGTGCGCGCGGCGGTGCCGGTGGCGCATTGCCAGCGGCTCGGCCTTCTATCCCGGTGCCGCTCACCGAGCGGGAGCAGGAAATTGCCCGCCTCGTGGCGGCGGGCCAGATGTCCAAGGAGATCGCCGCGAAGCTCAATCTCAGCGTCCGCACGGTGGAGAAGCACCGCGCGAACATCATGGAAAAGATTGGCGTGCGCGAAGTCGCGAGCCTCACCCGCTGGTGCATTCAGGCGGGTTTGCTCGATACCTGAGCGGGCGACGGTAAACGGGGTTCGCGGCTGGCCGCGGACTCAGGCGATGCGGCGCGCCGCCGTTGCGGTGTCGACGGCGCCGGCGGCGAACTCGCGCAGCGGATCCGCCGCGGCGTTGAACGCATCACCGATCCACTCGATGTCGTCGGGCCGCAGTATGTCATCGCCGGGGCCGAGCAGCCGTTCCTCGAACGCGGCCATGCGTTCCCACAAGGCCTGCTCCCCGATGATGTGGGCGTTGCTCTTCAGGCTGTGCACCATCCGGTGCTGGGTGCGCCGATCGCTGGTCGCCAGTTGCGCGAGCAACTCGGGGTACTCCTTGAGGAAGGTCCGCACGAGCTGACGCACATTCTGTTCGCCCAGGAGGGAAACAAGATTGGTGAGTTCGCGATTCAGCGGCCCGGGCATGGTGCCTACGGGATCAACAGGACTCGAAGGCGCCAATCGAAAACAACCGCCCAAGCATGGGTACTTTCCAGTGGGGCCTTGCTGCGGCGTAGGGGCATTTCCGAAGCGAGCGTAGGTCAGCCGGGCAGGTTGATCTCGCCCCGCAAATAGAGTCGGGTCGCGCCGGCGATGCGGACGCGATTCAGCTCAGGAGCGACTTCGCACCAGAGCTCGCCGCCGCGCGGGGAAA comes from the Opitutus sp. ER46 genome and includes:
- a CDS encoding PLP-dependent transferase — encoded protein: MRNPTPLSPAAPASPAPVGQLLSPRRRTTTATSPAELAAEQLAHFHLDPASPVGAPLQRLAEKLYTAHGDLDELWQATTRTLATLPRGDRLALFNAKKFVAFQLAKLLDLLQNPTRAVHQSLGHSTATTLAKGPYPTFDNVAALFSANPVITRTATYIFACTEWIDDAFHGREFLHEIYSRLLNPTSISLANHIVDVEAGPLAPEYLAWNFNSGMAAIDTILSHLVGYEDIILTSRNVYGGTYQLLHDWYAKASNLNVAVEFFDGATAADFGAALAAAQARHAGRLAAGRAIYVFLESPCNPHGRFLDVPAICRHAHAAGLTVMLDATVGTPFLVRPLQRADVVERPDFVIHSYTKDLTGSGNTTAGVVIGRNADMFLPKGEPGWEHTLFWNVYYIKGAFLDADKAYEVLTGMKTLELRMLKKCINTLVLSRWLAAHPKIRVNGPANPCDPSAPVCAQLSYLGLPAPLFTIDFESAGLDRLTFERFFDSLSPMFGHQVTLGQGNTVVLCPALTSHSELSPEALHAAGIAPTTIRIAVGDEDPRELIRDFLAVARLALDLHAPGFSAAFPAAAAIDQLVDETYIDIHRRHAAAQHRFGEGLRD
- a CDS encoding EamA family transporter, producing the protein MSSAESSSAGPAVPAALAAEPVAPAAPARSALILAFTAIYLIWGSTYLAIRVGVATLPPFLMAGVRFLIAGALLFTYLKLRGAAWPTRTQWRANTIIGTFLLLGGNGTVVWAEQFVPSGITALLIGIGPLFIVLTEWAWPGGSRPSAITMGALLLGFVGVAWLAAPWESSAHGALHLGGVLAILVGCLCWGIGSIYSRHAKHGATPAMASALQMLGGSAMLLLTAAWHGDFAAFSFARVEPRAWFALFYLIGVGSLIGFSTFVWLMKHAPPARVATYAYVNPIVAVFLGWLLLGEPITSRTLVASAIIVAAVAIITAQKAHARK
- a CDS encoding PLP-dependent aminotransferase family protein — protein: MLNRVPAAMIETLVAPAPAPLYVELARSIEQLISQGTLRPGHRLPSVRRMSLQRDVSISTVLQAYTLLENRGCIEARPQSGYYVRPRLPSAPEPRMARPMAKPSYVGVKDLTAELIALSVDPNYVPLGSACPDSSLFPTKKLARILAAVGRNDPAMLGRYAMNWAFDPLAREIARRYLQSGCPIGHDELVVTVGCAEALNLSLRAVTKPGDTVAVETPAYFGFLETIQSLNLRVLEIPTDPRTGLCLDATRAALAQNDVKALLVMPSYQNPLGSCMPDAKKEELYQLLAEFDVPAIEDDIYGDLHFGDRRPKPLKAWDTDGRVLLCSSFGKTLAPSLRVGWCAPGRYLERVRRLKFTNTLGTPIVLQKTVSDFLRNGGYDHHLRSIRRAYHHQVHLFSQAMLRHFPEGTRFSRPEGGFILWVELPHGIDTLVLQQEALKHRINTAPGPLFSVKDRYRSCLRMSCGMPWTDTIDRALQTIGELAKRQLQG
- a CDS encoding response regulator transcription factor — protein: MLDPRIKIRAVLIEDETMFRQLILLTLGKVKDLQVVGEFGVGRAGLDFCLREKPDLLVVDLMLPDMNGIEVAREVRRALPEIKILVITAHPSDRLPADLMAIGVNGYVDKTEPIDYVLSAVDTVRNGGMFFASRVRARGGAGGALPAARPSIPVPLTEREQEIARLVAAGQMSKEIAAKLNLSVRTVEKHRANIMEKIGVREVASLTRWCIQAGLLDT
- a CDS encoding Hpt domain-containing protein, which gives rise to MPGPLNRELTNLVSLLGEQNVRQLVRTFLKEYPELLAQLATSDRRTQHRMVHSLKSNAHIIGEQALWERMAAFEERLLGPGDDILRPDDIEWIGDAFNAAADPLREFAAGAVDTATAARRIA